In Serinicoccus marinus DSM 15273, the genomic stretch ACCTCGACTTCGCCGACGTCAAGTCGGTGATGCAGGGTGCGGGGTCGGCGCTCATGGGCATCGGCTCGGCACGCGGGGAGGACCGGGCCGTGCAGGCGGCCGAGCTGGCGATCTCCTCGCCGCTGCTGGAGGCCAGCATCGAGGGCGCGCACGGCGTGCTGCTCTCGGTGCAGGGCGGCTCGGACCTCGGGCTCTTCGAGATCAACGAGGCGGCCCGCCTGGTGCAGGAGGCCGCCCACCCCGAGGCCAACATCATCTTCGGCGCCGTCATCGACGACTCCCTCGGCGACGAGGTGCGGGTCACCGTCATCGCGGCCGGCTTCGACGGCGGCGTGCCCGGTCGCAGCGAGGGCAATGAGCGCGCGCTGGGCCAGGTGCAGGCCGGGGGAGCGGGCCGGCAGCAGGGCGGCGGCCAGCCTCAGCAGCGTCCGGGCGCCTCCCAGCAGCAGCAGCCGCAGCAGCGCCCCGGCTCCGAGGGTCAGCAGGCTCCGGCTCAGGCGCCGCAGCAGCAGCGTCCCGCGCAGCCGGCGGAGTTCCCGCAGGGCGAGCGTCGCGACGCCGACGCCCAGCCGCAGGCAGAGCGGGAGCAGGCTCCGGCCCAGGACGGTGGGCAGCAGCAGCGGCCGGTCCAGCAGCCGCCCCGGCAGGTGACCTTCGAGGACTCCGACGACCTGGACGTGCCCGACTTCCTCAAGTGAGGCGGTAGTTCCTCGTGTTCACCTGGCGCGAGCGGCTGGAGCCCACCGGCGACGGCTACGGCGTGGAGTGGGCCGTGACCGACCGGCACGGCGGCTCCAGCGTCGACCCCTGGTCCTCGTTCAACCTCGGCGCGCACGTGGGCGACCGGGAGGACGCCGTCAGCACCAACCGGCACCGGCTCGCCCGCGAGCTCGGGCTGCGGGTCGCCGATCTGCGGCTCATGGACCAGCAGCACGGGTGCGCCGTCGCCCTGACGCCGTCGACGTCGGGCGCCGACGGCCCTGCCGTGCCGGCCGTCGACGCGCTGGTGACCGGCAGCAGCGACGAGGCGCTGGTGGTCCTCGTCGCCGACTGCGTCCCGCTGCTGCTGGTGGACCGCACCGAAGGGCTCGCGGCTGTCGTGCACGCCGGGCGCCCCGGGCTGCTCGCGGGGGTCGTCCCGGCGGCACTGGACGCCCTGCGCGACCTCGGGGCTCGTCGGCTGGATGCTGTCGTGGGGCCCTCGGTCTGCCCCCGCTGCTACGAGGTGCCGGCCGCACTGCGGGACGAGGCGGCAGCACTGACACCGACCGCCGCCAGTGTCTCGGGGAGCGGCACCCCCGCCATCGACGTCGCCGCCGGTGTGGTGCAGCAGCTCGCCGACAGCGATCTCGACGTCCGCCTGCGCTGGCTGGCCGGGTGCACCCGCGAGCGCGACGACCTCTACTCCTACCGCCGCGACGGCACGACCGGCCGGTTCGCCGGGGTCGTCCGGCTCCTCGCCCCGGAGCAGGTGGCCTGACGTGACTGCGACGCGGGAGCAGGAGCTGAGCGGGCGGCTGGCCGACGTCCGGCACCGCATCGAGGCGGCGTGCGCGGTGAGCGGGCGCCGGCCCGAGGACCTGACGCTGGTGGCGGTGACGAAGTTCTTCCCCGCCGCTGACGTCGAGCTGCTCGCCGGCATGGGGGTCACCGACGTCGGCGAGAGCCGGGACCAGGAGGCCGGGGACAAGATCGGCGCCATGCCGTCGGACGTGCGCTCGAGGATCCGGGTCCACTTCGTCGGCCAGCTCCAGACCAACAAGACGAAGCGGGTCGCGCGGTATACCGACGTCGTCCAGTCCGTCGACCGGGCGCGCCTGGTGCGAGCGCTCGCCGCCGGCCGCGCCGCAGCGGTCGAGGACGAGGTCGTGTCGGGCCCGCTCGAGGTGCTGCTGCAGGTCGACCTGGGGGAGGGGAGCAGGCCGGGCGTGGTGGCGCCGCCCCGGCCGAGCTCGGTCAGCTCGCCGAGGCCGTCGCCGGGTCGGAGCAGCTGCGGCTGCGCGGCGTGATGGCGATCGCGCCCCTCGACCTCGACGACGACGGCGTCCGCCGGGCCTTCGACCGGCTCCACGGGCTGGGGGAGCAGCTGCGGCACACCCACCCGGACGCGACCTGGGTCTCGGCGGGCATGAGCGGCGACCTCGAGGCGGCCGTGGCGGCCGGTGCGACACACCTGCGTGTCGGGAGCGCAATCCTCGGTTCGCGCCCACCGCAGCGGTAGCGTCGGTCACGACCGATCCACCACGGGCCGCACACCCGTCACGCACCTAGGAGCTCGCACACATGGCCGGGGCACTGCGCAAGACCATGGAGTACCTCGGACTCGCCGAGTCCGACGAGCGCTTCGACGACTACGACACCTACGAGCAGGAGTCGCCGGAGCAGCGCGGCGGCGGGGCGACCGTGCGCCAGCTGCGTGACGGCGACACCGCTGAGTCCCACGGTGAGGCGACGGTGGCCACGCTGCCCTCGCGCACCCCCGTCTCCCAGGTCGTCCGCGAGCCGGAGGTCGGCGAGTTGAACCGCATCACCACGATCCACCCGCGCACCTACAACGAGGCCAAGACCATCGGTGAGGCCTTCCGCGGGGGCGTCCCGGTCATCATGAACCTCTCCGACATGGACGACGCCGACGCCAAGCGCCTGGTCGACTTCGCCGCGGGCCTGGCCTTCGGGCTGCACGGGTCGATCGAGCGGGTGACGAGCAAGGTCTTCCTGCTCAGCCCGTCCTTCGTCGAGGTCGACGGGGGCAGCCAGCCCGAGCAGGTCCGCGGGGCGCAGGGCCCGTTCAACCAGAGCTGAGCCCGCTCGGTCAGGCGGCCGCCCCAGCGGCTCCTCCCAGCGTCCTCACGTAGGCTGGTCGCATGGTCGGCCAGATCCTCGCGCTCCTGCTCAATCTCTACTTCTTCGTCCTCATCGCGCGGCTGGTCTTCGACTGGGTCCAGGTCTTCGCCCGTGACTGGCGGCCGAAGGGCCCGGTCCTGGTCCTGGCCAACGGCGTCTACTCCCTCACCGACCCGCCGCTGCGTGCGCTGCGGCGGGTGATTCCCCCGCTGCGCATCGGTCAGGTCGCCCTGGACCTCGGCTTCCTCGTGCTCATCATCGCTGTCGGCATCGGTCGCAGCCTGGCGCTGTCGCTGCCCTTCTGAGGGTGTATTCGGTCCCCTCGGCCGCCTCGCTGCGCTGCCCGCCGCGGACCTGACCGGGCTCCGACGGTGCGTTAGAGTGCTCGCTGGACAAGGTGCATACCAGCACGTCACCGCCGGGCCCGGCACCGAGCCGGGGAGGCGGCCGTTCCCTGCACACGTGAGGTGAAACATGGCGCTGTCCCCCGAGGACGTCATCAAGAAGAGCTTCAGCGCGACGCACCTGCGTCGCGGCTACGACGAGACCCAGGTCGACGACTTCCTCGACGAGGTCGTGGTCGAGCTGCGGAGGCTCGTCACCGAGAACGACGGCCTGCGCACCGACCTCGGGACTGCGCGCCGGCGGAGGCTCGATGCGCTCCGTGAAGAGCCGACCCGAGGGCGAGGCGGAGCAGGACGCGGGGGCACCGGAGGGAACCGACGCCGTCGCGGCCGACGCGGGGGCGGCCGACGCGGACGTGGAGTCGCTGCGTCGTCAGCTCGAGGAGTGCCGGCAGGCCCGGGCGGCCGCCGAGGAGAGTCTCGCGGCGGCGCAGGAGCAGGTGGCGAGCGCCGAGCGCGAGCGCGACGAGCTGCGCGCCTCGCGGGACAGGGACATGGACACGGTGGCGGCTGTGCAGGACGGCGGCTCCGGTGAGCAGAGGACCGGCGACGGGGAGGACCCGAGCTCGATCATCTCCCTGGCCCAGCGCCTGCACGACCAGCACGTCGCCGAGGGCGAGAGCACCAAGGCCCGGCTCATCGAGGAGGGCGACGGCTACCGGGCAAGCGCCGTGGCCGAGGCCGACGAGCGCAGCGCCGAGCTGCAGCGCACCGGCCAGGAGACCCACGACCGGCTGGTCCGCGAGGGGCAGACCCAGCACGACGAGCTCGTCCGCACCGGTCAGGAGACGCACGACCGGCTCGTCGGCGAGGGGCAGAGCCAGCACGACGAGCTGGTGCGCACCGGTCAGGAGACCCACGACCGGCTCGTCGGCGAGGGCGAGACCAGCCGCGACCAGATGGTCAGCGAGGCCGAGGGCCGCCGTGACAGCGTGCTCAAGGACCTGCAGGGCCAGGAGGCCGCTCTCGGTTCGACCATCAGCAACCTGCAGGGTCAGGAGCGCGACCTGCGCCAGCGGCTGCGCACCTTCCTCGCCGACCAGATGGAGCGGGTGGACGCCACCGGGCCCACCTCCTCCTGAGCACGACCCCGAGAACTCGCCGCAGCGCCCCGGCCGACATCCTCGCCGGGGCGCTGCGGCATACCCGGGGGAGGGGGGTGTCGCCCTGCGTTGTCAACGTCTGGGCGCTGATCTATTCTGCCGCCACCATCGCTCGTCCCCAGGACGGGCCAGCTGCGAACGAAGGGCGAGGCGTGGCCACGACCGCGAAGAAGGGGGGCTCCGGGACCGCGACGCGCCCGGGGCGGGGCAAGGGTGAGCACCGCGCCCTGAGCGTGCGCGAGGGCGAGAGCCCGTGGAGCGCCGCCGAGGTGGAGGAGCTGCGCGAGGAGCTGGAGGGCGAGATAGCGCGCCTGCGCGCCGAGGTCGAGGAGGCCGAGCAGGAGCTCTTCGAACGCGGCCGGGCCTACGGTGACGGCGCCGGTGACGACCAGGCCGACGCCGGGTCGGCGACCTGGGAGCGGGAGCACGAGCTCTCGGTCACCAACAACGCGCGTGACCTGATCGACCAGAACACGCACGCGCTGGACCGCATCGCGGACGGCAGCTACGGCGACTGCGAGTCCTGCGGGACGCCCATCGGCAAGATGCGGCTGCAGGCCTTCCCGCGTGCGACGCTATGCATGTCATGCAAGCAGAAGCAGGAACGCCGCTAGCCTCACGTCCACCCCGACGACCCCAGGTGGTGCTGCTCGTCGCGCTGCTGTGGGCCGGTCTGGACCAGGCGACCAAGTTCTGGGCCGAGGCGAGCCTCACCCGGGGCGAGTCGGTGCCGCTGGTCGGCGAGCTGCTCCAGCTGCACCTGACCTACAACTCGGGTGCGGCCTTCTCGCTGGGCACGAGCTGGACCGGGGTCGTGACCACCATCGCCACCCTGGTGTCGGTCGGCATCGTCGTCCAGGCCTTCCGGACCCGCAGCCTGGGCTGGGCGCTCACGCTCGGGCTCCTGCTCGGTGGCGCCGTCGGCAACCTCATCGACCGCTACTTCCGCCCGCCCTCGGTCGGGCTGGGGCACGTGGTCGACTTCCTGGCGCTGCCCAACTTCCCGGTCTTCAACGTCGCGGACATGGGGGTCACCACCGCGGCGTGCCTCATCGTGCTGCTCTCCCTGCGCGGTTTCCACCCGGACGGCACGCGCGAGGGCCACGGCAGCCGCGAGGACGACGGGGCCGGCGCCGACGCGGCTGCCTCCCAGCACGAGGACGAGAGCGCCCGGTGAGCGAGTCGCGGGTCTTCACCGTCCCCGACGGCCTGGAGGGCGAGCGCGTCGACGCGGCGCTGCCGCGCCTGCTCGGGCTGTCCCGCTCCAAGGCCGCCACGCTGGCCGGCCAGGGCCTCGTGCAGGTCGACGGGCGGGTCGTCGGCAAGTCCGACCGGCTCACCGCCGGCTCCTTCCTCGAGGTGGAGCTGCCCGCGCCCGGCCCACCCGCCGGGCTCGAGGTCGTGGCCGAGCCGGTCGAGGGCATGCGGATCGTCCACGACGACAGCGACATCGTCGTCGTCGACAAGCCGGCCTTCGTCGCGGCCCACCCCAGCGTGGGCTGGACCGGCCCGACGGTCGTTGGCGGCCTGGCCGCTGCGGGCTACCGGATCTCGACCTCCGGCGCACCGGAGCGGCAGGGCATCGTGCAGCGCCTGGACGTGGGGACGAGCGGGCTCATGGTCGTGGCCAAGTCCGAACGGGCATACACCGTGCTCAAGCAGGCCTTCCGCGACCGGGTGGTCGACAAGACCTACCACGCCCTGGTGCAGGGGCTCCCCGACCCGCACGAGGGGACGATCGACGCGCCCATCGGGCGGCACCCCGGCCACGACTACCGCTTCGCCGTCATGACGAGCGGGCGGCCGAGCATCACCCACTACGAGCTGCTCGAGGCGCACCGGCGGGCGAGCCTGCTGCAGATCCACCTGGAGACGGGACGCACGCACCAGATCCGGGTGCACTTCTCCGCGCTGCGCCACCCCTGCTGCGGCGACCTCACCTACGGCGCCGACCCCACGCTGGCGCGCGACCTCGGGCTGGAGCGGCAGTGGCTGCACGCGGTGAAGCTCGGCTTCCTGCACCCGGGCAGCGGGGAGCAGGTCGAGTTCGAGTCGCCCTACCCCGAGGACCTGGAGGGAGCGCTGGACGTCGTCCGAGGTTGAGGTCGACGGCCCGCACGGTGCAGGCACAGCGCAGGCACGGCGCAGGGCCGGGGAGGAACTCCCCGGCCCTGCACGTGTCTCTCCGTCGGACGACGGTCAGCGGCCCCCGAGGATGCTCTCGAGCGTCTCGACGACCGTGGCGGAGAGGGCGCCGTCGCCACCGAGCACGTAGGCGTGCTCGGTCTCCTCGTTGCCCACGAGCCAGGTCGTGGTCGCTCCGGGCAGCGCGTCCGTCTCGCTGAGCAGGATCAGCTGACCCAGGGTGCCGCCCGGCAGGGCGTCCACCATGTTGGCCTGGATGCCGGAGGCGATGGACACCGAGCTGCTGTCCATCCCCTCGGCGACGAAGTGGTCGGCGACCGCGACGGCGGTCTCCCACCGGCCGGGGCCGGAGACCCGCAGCGGGTCGGGCAGCTCGTCGAGGACCTCCTCGTTGACCGCCCCGTCCCCACCGACGACCAGCGAGGAGTCGTAGTCCTCGAGGGCGCCCGCGGTGACGCCGGGCACGCCGTCCTGCCGGACCAGCAGCACCGGGGTGCCGGTGGCGGCAGCCGGGCCGGACACCGCGAGGGCGTCGACCAGGTTGTCCTGGCGGCCCGAGGCCACGATGACCTCGTCGGTGTCGGCGCCCAGCTGCTCGGCGACCGCGACGGCGGTGCCGTACCGGTCCGTACCTGAGACCCGCTCGACCTCGATGTCCATGGCCTCGACCGCCTCGACGACCTCCTCGCCGACGGCACCGTCACCGCCGACGACGACGACCTCGGTGACACCGCGGTCGGTGAGGTCCTGCGCCGTGGCGACGGAGAGCCCGTCGGTGTCGGTCAGCAGGACCGGAGCCTCGAGAGCGGCCCCGAGCGGTGCAGCGACCAGGCCGTCGACCATGCTGGCGTCCGGGCCGCCGACCAGCACCGCGGTGGTGCTGTCCGGGTAGGACTCCTGGCCGATGGCCACCGCCGTCTCGTAGCGGGTCTCGCCCGAGAGCCGGGTGACGTCCTCCCTGTCCTCGCGGGCGTCGTCTGCGGCGATACGGACGAGCTCGACCAGCCCGGCTGCATACTCCTGCGACTCGGGGTGAGCCTCCTCGAACGGCGGCTGGAAGCCGACGCCCTCCCAGCGCTCCAGCTCCGGGTTCCACAGGTCGTTGCCGACCTCGAAGTTGTAGGCCACGATGTCGTGCTCGTAGTACATGTGGTCGGCAGAGTTGCCGCCGGCGCTGTACAGGACGTCGATGACCGGGCCGGTGTTGGCCGGCCAGGTCACGGTGCCACGGTGCTGGCTGATCGCCTCGATGATCCGCTGGGAGGCGTCGAAGAACTCCTGCAGGTCCTCCGCCGGGGGGAACGGCAGCGGCTCGCGGCCGGGCACCTTGTAGGCGCCCGGGCTCCACATGAAGTAGCCGCCGTAGCTGTGCACGTTCATCGAGTGGGTGATGTTCTCGTAGTTCTCCCCGATCCAGGCGGTGTTCAGCGTCTCGGGCTCGGACAGCTCCTCGGGGCCTGCGTAGGTGCCCGAGAGGCAGTTCAGCGAGCCGCCGACATACCCGTCGTGGACGGAGCCGACCGTGAAGTTGCGGTTGAGGTCGACACCCCACCGGTCCTGACGCCGCGGGTCGCGGGCGGCACCCTCGCAGTGGTTGCTGAGGTTCTTGCGCTGGAAGTTGTAGTCGTAGAAGGAGTAGTTCGCCCCGTCCGGGTTGACCACGGGCACCAGGAAGATCTCCACCTCCTCGAGCAGCTCGGCCGTCTCCTCGTCGGTGGCGGCATTAGCCAGCATCCGCTCGGCGAACTCCATCGTCGCCAGCGGGGTGACCCACTCGCGGGCGTGCTCCTGGCTGTAGGCCAGGACGCCCGGGCGAGACCCGTCGCGGTGCTCACCGATGCGCATCATCCGCACCGTCCGGCCCTCGGGGTTCAGGTGCGAGGCGTCCAGCCCGTCGTCCAAGGTGACGGACTCCACGACGGTCATCGTCGCCGCGCCGTCGGTCACCGCGTTGGCGCGGAAGGTCTCCTCGAACGTCTCGTTGATGTATGCGGCCACCTCGTCGACGGTGCTGGTGACCGCGCCCTCGGCGTCGGTGGCCAGGGAGAGGGTCAGCGTGCCGTCCTCGTAGACGCCGGTGAGCCCCTGGCTGGGCTCACCCGGGTCGGCGACGACGACCTCGGTGCCGTTCATCCCGTCGGTGCCGTAGGCGACCGACTCCACGGCCAGCGCGGCGGTGGCGGGGTCGCCGACCAACGCCATGGCCGGGCGGCGGTAGCCGAGCGACTCGTTCGGCAGCTCGACGACGTCGACCAGGTCCGGATACTGCGCAACGAGCCGATCGATGCGCTCGTCGATCTCGCTCGGCGTCATGTACTGGTCGATGAAGTCCTGCTGATAGCCCTCGGGCAGCTCCGGCACGTCGGCACCGGGCCAGGGGGCGGGCTCGGCGGTCGCGGTGCCGCCCTCCGACGAGGTGACCGTCAGGCTGACCGGGGCCGACGGCAGCGGCTCCGGTTGGTGGTAGTGGAACATGTACTGGCCGGCGTCGACGTACCGGAACAGCTGGAAGGTGCCGCTCTCACCGTCCCCGGTCTCCCACTCGACCTCGATCTGCACGTCCGGGTTGTCGGTGGCGGAGGTCGACACCTGCACCTGCAGGAACGTCTGGCCCCCGGACTCCCACCAGTAGGCGTGGTCGACGACCAGGACGTCCGCGAGCATGCGGCCCTCGTCGGTCGCCTGCATCGTCATCCCCTCCTGGTGCCGGCGCTCGGCCTGCGCCCGGCTGGCCTCGAAGTTCGCGGTGCCCTCCTTCTCGCGCTGGATCACCTGGAGGAGGGTGGCGCCCTCTGCCTGCAGCGCGGTCAGCTCTGCGCCGGTGAGGACGACGTCGGCCAGCACCCGCTCGCCGCGGACGTCGGGAGCGGAGGCGGGCACGCCGGCGAGGTCAGCACCGTCAGCGACGAGCTGCTCGAGCATCTGACGGTTCGGCAGCTGGAGACGGACCAGCGCCGTCTCCTCCGCCGCCAGCTCGGCGTCGACGGAGGCGGTGGGCGGGTCGGCGTCACCGGGCGCCGCGGCGGCCGTGACGGAGCCGGCGAGCACCAGTGCTGCTGACAAGGTGGTGGCGAGGGTTCTACGCGACATTGCGCTCCTTGGGGGATGGCCGCCCGAAGGAAGATCATATGTAGCCAGGAATGTGCCGGGCGGAACTTTCATCCTGATCCGAGGCAACCCCCGGGTCAAGAATTCTTGGGCAAAGATGAGGTAAATGTTCCCGAGCCACGGGTCCGTGGTGCCCTCGCGAGTGCCGCGCTCCGGCCTGCGAACGGTGGTGGTGGCGTCGTGGTTCGGCATGACAGTCTCCGTCGCAGGTCAACGAGGTGCCCTCCGCGCAGGGTGACGGGCGCTCCATACCTGTCGGTCCGGGGCTCTAGGATCATCTGCGATGTCCTCCCCAGCCAGCCCCGCGCAGAACTTCGTCCACCTGCACAACCACACCGAGTACTCCATGCTCGACGGGGCGGCGCGCATCACGGACATGTTCGAGAAGGCCGCCGAGCTCGGGATGCCGGCCGTCGCGACGACCGATCACGGCTTCATCTTCGGCGCCTACGAGTTCTGGAAGACCGCGCAGAAGTACGACGTCAAGCCGATCATCGGGCTCGAGGCCTACGTCACGCCCGGCACGCACCGCACCGACAAGACCCGGGTGAAGTACGGCGACGGGGGACGCGACGACGTCTCCGGCGGCGGGGCATACACCCACATGACGCTGCTGGCGCGCAACAACAACGGCATGCACAACCTCTTCCGGATGGCCTCGCTGGCCTCGATGGAGGGCTACTACTTCAAGCCGCGGATGGACCGCGAGCTGCTGGAGACCTACGGTCAGGGTCTGATCGCCACCACCGGGTGCCCGTCCGGGGAGATCCAGACCCGGCTGCGCCTGGGCCAGTGGGACCAGGCGGTGCAGTACGCCTCGGACATGAAGGACATCTTCGGGGCGGACAACTACTTCCTCGAGCTGATGGACCACGGCATCCAGATCGAGCGGGTGGTGCGCCAGGACCTGCTGCGGCTGGCCAAGGAGCTGTCGCTGCCGCTGCTGGCGACCAACGACCTGCACTACACCCACCAGGAGGACGCCAAGGCGCACTCGGCGCTGCTGTGCGTGCAGTCCGGGTCGACGATGCAGGACCCCAACCGGTTCCAGTTCAACGGCGACGGCTACTACCTCAAGACGGCCGCCGAGATGCGCGAGGTATGGCGCGAGCTGCCCGAGGCCTGCGACAACACGCTGCTGGTCGCCGACCGGTGCGACATCTCCTTCACCGAGGGCGAGGGGCGTTACATGCCGCGCTTCCCGGTGCCCGAGGGCGAGGACGAGACCAGCTGGTTCATCAAGGAGGTCGAGACCGGGCTGCAGCGCCGCTTCCCCGAGGGCGTTCCCGACTACGCGCGGAAGCAGGCGGAGTACGAGTCCGAGGTCATCATCGGCAAGGGCTACCCGGGCTACTTCCTCGTCGTCGCGGACTTCATCAACTGGGCCAAGACGAACGGCATCAAGGTGGGCCCGGGGCGTGGCTCGGGGGCAGGGTCCATGTGCGCCTACGCCATGGGCATCACCGACCTCGACCCCATCCCGCACGGCCTGATCTTCGAGCGCTTCCTCAACCCCGAGCGCAAGTCCATGCCCGACTTCGACGTCGACTTCGACGACCGGCGCCGCTCCGAGGTCATCCGCTACGTCACCGAGAAGTACGGCGACGAGCGGGTGGCGATGATCGTCACCTACGGCACGATCAAGGCCAAGCAGGCGCTCAAGGACTCCTCCCGGGTGATGGGCTACCCCTTCGCCATGGGGGAGAGGCTCACCAAGGCGATGCCGCCGACCGTCATGGGCAAGGACATCTCGCTGGCCGGGATCCAGGACCCGCAGGACAAGAGGTATGCCGAGGCGGGCGAGTTCCGCGAGCTGCTCGCCGAGGACGACCACGCCGCCGAGGTCTTCGACACGGCGACCGGGCTGGAGGGGCTGAAGCGCCAGTGGGGCGTGCACGCCGCCGGCGTCATCATGTCCAGCGAGCCGCTGATCGACGTCATCCCGATCATGCGCCGCGACCAGGACGGCCAGATCATCACCCAGTTCGACTACCCGACGTGCGAGTCGCTCGGGCTGGTCAAGATGGACTTCCTCGGGCTGCGCAACCTCACGGTCCTGGACGACGCGATCCACAACATCAAGGACAACCGCGGCCAGGACATCGACCTGGACGCGCTGTCCAAGGACATGACCGACCGCAAGACCTACGACCTGCTCGGCCGCGGCGACACCCTCGGTGTCTTCCAGCTCGACGGCAACGGGATGCGCCAGCTGCTGCGGCTCATGCAGCCGGACAACTTCGAGGACATCTCCGCGGCGCTCGCGCTCTACCGTCCCGGCCCGATGGGCGTCAACGCCCACACCAACTTCGCGCTGCGCAAGAACGGCAAGCAGGAGATCACCCCGCTCGACCCCGAGCTCAAGGGCAAGCTGCAGCCGGAGATGGAGGCCGCCCTCGAGCCGATCCTCGGCACGACGTACGGCCTCTGCGTCGCGGGCGACACGCCGATCATCGATGCCGACACGGGCGAGAAGGTTCGAGTCGACGACCTGGAGCGCCGTGTGCAGGAGGGCTTCTTCACCTTCGGCGTGGACGAGCGTGGCAAGGTCGTGCGGCGACGCGTGACCCACTGGTGGCAGATGCCGGACAAGCCGGTGCTCACCGTAAGCACGAACTCAGGGCAGCAGTTGCGGCTGTCCTCGGATCACCCCGTGCTGACGACGCGAGGTTGGATCCAGGCAGGTGAGCTGCGGGCGGGAGAGGACCGGATCGCTCGTCCCCGTGACGGCATGGGGTACAGCTCCCCATCCTGCGTTCGACCGGAGGAGGCCGCCCTGCTGGGATACCTGCTCTCTGACGGCTACATCACGTTGTACGAGAACAGTTTCATCAATGCGAGTGCAGAGCTGCGCACCGAGGTGTCCCGCCTCTGCTCCACGTTGTTCGATGACGTCTTCCCCGTCGAGGAGTGCCAGGACCGCAGTGCCGCGCGCGTGAGGTTCGCCGCGTCCCCGGCCGGCACCGGGTCGGGCCGCAACCCGCGACGTGGCCACTTCACGAACATCGGCATCAACGCGTGGTTACGCAGCCTCGGATTCGCCGACAAGACGATTTCGGCTGACAAGTTCATCCCCGAGGCGATGAAGCGCAGTCAGCCTCTCGTGCGGCAGCGACTGATGGCAGCTCTCTGGGACGGTGATGGTCACGTCGGTGCCAAGTTGGCCTACTACAAGACCATCAGCGAGCGGCTG encodes the following:
- a CDS encoding YggT family protein, with product MVGQILALLLNLYFFVLIARLVFDWVQVFARDWRPKGPVLVLANGVYSLTDPPLRALRRVIPPLRIGQVALDLGFLVLIIAVGIGRSLALSLPF
- a CDS encoding RluA family pseudouridine synthase; its protein translation is MSESRVFTVPDGLEGERVDAALPRLLGLSRSKAATLAGQGLVQVDGRVVGKSDRLTAGSFLEVELPAPGPPAGLEVVAEPVEGMRIVHDDSDIVVVDKPAFVAAHPSVGWTGPTVVGGLAAAGYRISTSGAPERQGIVQRLDVGTSGLMVVAKSERAYTVLKQAFRDRVVDKTYHALVQGLPDPHEGTIDAPIGRHPGHDYRFAVMTSGRPSITHYELLEAHRRASLLQIHLETGRTHQIRVHFSALRHPCCGDLTYGADPTLARDLGLERQWLHAVKLGFLHPGSGEQVEFESPYPEDLEGALDVVRG
- a CDS encoding TraR/DksA family transcriptional regulator, which gives rise to MATTAKKGGSGTATRPGRGKGEHRALSVREGESPWSAAEVEELREELEGEIARLRAEVEEAEQELFERGRAYGDGAGDDQADAGSATWEREHELSVTNNARDLIDQNTHALDRIADGSYGDCESCGTPIGKMRLQAFPRATLCMSCKQKQERR
- the lspA gene encoding signal peptidase II, with amino-acid sequence MVLLVALLWAGLDQATKFWAEASLTRGESVPLVGELLQLHLTYNSGAAFSLGTSWTGVVTTIATLVSVGIVVQAFRTRSLGWALTLGLLLGGAVGNLIDRYFRPPSVGLGHVVDFLALPNFPVFNVADMGVTTAACLIVLLSLRGFHPDGTREGHGSREDDGAGADAAASQHEDESAR
- a CDS encoding cell division protein SepF; this encodes MAGALRKTMEYLGLAESDERFDDYDTYEQESPEQRGGGATVRQLRDGDTAESHGEATVATLPSRTPVSQVVREPEVGELNRITTIHPRTYNEAKTIGEAFRGGVPVIMNLSDMDDADAKRLVDFAAGLAFGLHGSIERVTSKVFLLSPSFVEVDGGSQPEQVRGAQGPFNQS
- a CDS encoding polyphenol oxidase family protein translates to MFTWRERLEPTGDGYGVEWAVTDRHGGSSVDPWSSFNLGAHVGDREDAVSTNRHRLARELGLRVADLRLMDQQHGCAVALTPSTSGADGPAVPAVDALVTGSSDEALVVLVADCVPLLLVDRTEGLAAVVHAGRPGLLAGVVPAALDALRDLGARRLDAVVGPSVCPRCYEVPAALRDEAAALTPTAASVSGSGTPAIDVAAGVVQQLADSDLDVRLRWLAGCTRERDDLYSYRRDGTTGRFAGVVRLLAPEQVA
- a CDS encoding M14 family zinc carboxypeptidase, with protein sequence MSRRTLATTLSAALVLAGSVTAAAAPGDADPPTASVDAELAAEETALVRLQLPNRQMLEQLVADGADLAGVPASAPDVRGERVLADVVLTGAELTALQAEGATLLQVIQREKEGTANFEASRAQAERRHQEGMTMQATDEGRMLADVLVVDHAYWWESGGQTFLQVQVSTSATDNPDVQIEVEWETGDGESGTFQLFRYVDAGQYMFHYHQPEPLPSAPVSLTVTSSEGGTATAEPAPWPGADVPELPEGYQQDFIDQYMTPSEIDERIDRLVAQYPDLVDVVELPNESLGYRRPAMALVGDPATAALAVESVAYGTDGMNGTEVVVADPGEPSQGLTGVYEDGTLTLSLATDAEGAVTSTVDEVAAYINETFEETFRANAVTDGAATMTVVESVTLDDGLDASHLNPEGRTVRMMRIGEHRDGSRPGVLAYSQEHAREWVTPLATMEFAERMLANAATDEETAELLEEVEIFLVPVVNPDGANYSFYDYNFQRKNLSNHCEGAARDPRRQDRWGVDLNRNFTVGSVHDGYVGGSLNCLSGTYAGPEELSEPETLNTAWIGENYENITHSMNVHSYGGYFMWSPGAYKVPGREPLPFPPAEDLQEFFDASQRIIEAISQHRGTVTWPANTGPVIDVLYSAGGNSADHMYYEHDIVAYNFEVGNDLWNPELERWEGVGFQPPFEEAHPESQEYAAGLVELVRIAADDAREDREDVTRLSGETRYETAVAIGQESYPDSTTAVLVGGPDASMVDGLVAAPLGAALEAPVLLTDTDGLSVATAQDLTDRGVTEVVVVGGDGAVGEEVVEAVEAMDIEVERVSGTDRYGTAVAVAEQLGADTDEVIVASGRQDNLVDALAVSGPAAATGTPVLLVRQDGVPGVTAGALEDYDSSLVVGGDGAVNEEVLDELPDPLRVSGPGRWETAVAVADHFVAEGMDSSSVSIASGIQANMVDALPGGTLGQLILLSETDALPGATTTWLVGNEETEHAYVLGGDGALSATVVETLESILGGR
- the ftsZ gene encoding cell division protein FtsZ, with product MSAAQNYLAVIKVVGIGGGGVNAINRMIEVGLKGVEFIAINTDAQALLMSDADVKLDVGRELTRGLGAGADPEVGRRAAEDHTEEIEEALRGADMVFVTAGEGGGTGTGGAPVVAKIAKTLGALTIGVVTRPFTFEGRRRANQAESGIATLRDEVDTLIVIPNDRLLSISDRTVSMLDAFRSADQVLLSGVQGITDLITTPGLINLDFADVKSVMQGAGSALMGIGSARGEDRAVQAAELAISSPLLEASIEGAHGVLLSVQGGSDLGLFEINEAARLVQEAAHPEANIIFGAVIDDSLGDEVRVTVIAAGFDGGVPGRSEGNERALGQVQAGGAGRQQGGGQPQQRPGASQQQQPQQRPGSEGQQAPAQAPQQQRPAQPAEFPQGERRDADAQPQAEREQAPAQDGGQQQRPVQQPPRQVTFEDSDDLDVPDFLK